A stretch of the Capra hircus breed San Clemente chromosome 10, ASM170441v1, whole genome shotgun sequence genome encodes the following:
- the C10H15orf61 gene encoding uncharacterized protein C15orf61 homolog, translated as MEALRRAHEAVLRLLLCRPWAAGAASRPKPRASEVLTRHLLQRRLPHWTSFCVPYSAVRNDQFGLSHFNWPVQGANYHVLRTGCFPFIKYHCSKAPWQDLAGQDRFFTALKVVNLGIPTLLYGLGSWLFARVTETVHTSYGPITVYFLNKEDEGAMY; from the exons ATGGAGGCCCTTCGGAGGGCCCACGAGGCTGTGCTTCGTCTGCTGCTGTGCCGGCCCTGGGCCGCGGGCGCCGCCTCCCGCCCGAAGCCCCGAGCCTCGGAGGTGCTGACGCGGCACCTGCTGCAGCGGCGCCTGCCTCACTGGACCTCCTTCTGCGTGCCCTACAGCGCCGTCCGGAACGACCAGTTCGGCCTCTCGCACTTCAACTGGCCCGTGCAGGGCGCCAACTACCACGTCCTGCGCACTGGCTGCTTCCCCTTCATCAAGTACCACTGCTCCAAGGCTCCCTGGCAGGACTTGGCCGGGCAGGACCGGTTCTTCACGGCGCTCAAGGTCGTCAACCTCG gtATTCCAACTTTATTATATGGACTTGGCTCCTGGTTATTTGCTAGAGTCACAGAGACTGTGCACACCAGTTATGGACCAATAacagtttattttctaaataaagaagATGAAGGTGCCATGTACTGA